GCTAATACTTTAACTTCTTTTAAATCAGAACTAAATAACGAAAATTCTGATCTTATTATTGAACAACCTGGAAGAATATTAGTTAAACCAAAATTCATTTTAGAATTATTAAGAAAATTGGACAGTGATTTTGTCACATTATCAACTTTTGGTGAAAATGAATTAGAAATAATAACTGAAAAATCAAGTCTTAAAGTTTCAATTTTAAATGTTGAAGATTTCCCATTATTAGGTTTTATTGAAAAAGGTGTAGAACTTTCAATTAATCCTTATGAATTTAAAAGCACTTTAAATCAAACAATTAATTCAATTAACATGTATAACCAAAAAGTTGTTTTAGCAGGTATGAATCTAAAAATTAAAGATAATAAAATTTCATTTATAACAACAGATTTATTTAGAGTAAGTTTAAAAGAGATTGTTTTAAATGATAATACAAATGAAGAAGTTGATATTATAATTCCATACAAAACATTAACAGAATTATCAAAATTAATTGATAATGTTAAGGATTTTAAAATAATAATTCATGATGGAAATGCAACGTTTAAATTAGATAATGATTTATTACAATCAGTATTAATTGAAGGAAGATATCCTAATGTTTACTCAGCATTCCCAATGACTCATGAAATAAAACTTGAGTTAAATGCTAAATCAATCTTAAAAGTATTAAATAGATTCGAATTAACTACAGAGTCAAATATAACTTCAGTTGTTAATTTAGAAATTAAACAATCTGAAATCATTTTAAAAACAAATGTTGCTGAAGCTGCAAAATATGAAGAGAAATTCACAGATTATAAATATGAAGGAAATGTAAATTTAAATATTAATTTTAATACTAAATATTTAATTGAAGCAATTAGAACTTTTGACGATCAATTAATTAACTTAACATTTAATTCACAAAACAAACCAGTTTTAATAACAGGTGTACAAAAACGTGATTTAAAACAAGTTGTATTGCCAACTTATGCATAAAAGTTTAAGAAGTTATTATTTAGAAATAATAACTTCTTATTTTATAAAGGAGTTATATGAAAAAAGAAATTTTGCAAACTTTTGATAAAAAACAAATACAAATTTATATATGAGATCAAGTCAATGAAACAAAGGGGATTATTCAATTAGTTCATGGAAGTTGTGAACATGCTTTAAGATACAATGATTTTGCAAATAGAATGAATAAAAAAGGTTGAATTGTTGTTGGTAATGATCATAGAGGACATGGTCAAACAGCAAAATTAAATAATCAAACGTTAGGTTTTTTTTCTTCAAAAAATGGTTGAAATAAAATTGTTAATGACTTAGACGTAGTTAACGAATTTATTAAAACTAATTACAAGAATTTACCAATAGTTATGTTGGGTCATTCAATGGGGAGTTTTATGGCTAGAACCTACATGATAGATTATTTGAATAAAATAGATGGGTATATAATTAGTGGAACAGCATGATATCCTAAGTTTTTATTACAAATTTCTTTATTGATAGCTAAGTTTAGACAAAGTTTGAGAAAGAATAATAAAGAAGATAGATTTATTTGAAAGTTGAGTTATAAAAAATTAAATAAAAGATTTGAGAATAAAAACTCAACGGGTGTTGAATGACTATCAAATGATGATGAAAATAATGATAACTTTATAAAAGATCCATTAACAGGTCAAATTTTTACATCAGCTGCATTTAAAGATATGTTTTCAGGACTTATATATAATCAAAAGAAATCAAATTTAAAAAGAATAAACAAAGAAAAACCAATATTTTTGATTTCAGGTTTAGACGATTCAGTTGGTAGTTATGGAAAAAGTGTTAAGAAAACAAATAAAATGTTTGAGCAACAAAAACTTAATGTAAAAATGAAACTTTATGAAAAACAAAGACATGAAATTTTGTTTGATATTAATAAAGAAAAAGTTGAAGAAGATATATTGAAGTTTTTATCATCAATAAAATAAAAGTGAAGTTATAAATAAACTTCACTTTTATTTTTTAAAATTTAAAAATTTAATTGAACCTTCAATATCTGAATAACCACGTTTTTTTGATATTGTTACTGGGAAATTAAAGAAATCTTCAAAAAAATCTTTAACGCCACTTATTCCTGATAATTCACCAGTCACGTATATTCCATTTTTAACAACACCACTTCTAACAAGTGCTGAAGAATTTTCTAGTACTGAAATAATTAATGATTTGTAGTTTGTGAATGATTTAATAAATATTTTTTTAAATTCTTCACTAACACAAACAACACTTCTTCTTTCATTGGTGATTATATCTTTACCAACAATACTTAATTCTAATTCATCTCTCAATTTAATAATAGTTCCCAATGATCATTTAATTTTTTCAATCATATCACTATCAACTGAAATTGAATATTCTTCTTTAATAAATTGATTTAATGCTTCATCTAAATATTTTTCTGCATAGATTGTTTCTTTTTCTTTAATTATTTCACCTTCAACAATTAAAGCTACTTTTGCATATGCTTGATGAATATCTAAAATTAAAACACCATACTCATCATTAATGTCTGCATTTGCACCAAGAGCTGAAAGAACAATTCTAGGAGCAAAAGTTAAAGAATTAATTTTTGCTAAATCATTAAATATTGTTTTAAAGAATTCTTGAATAAAATCATTGTCAGAGTTAGGACAGGCAATAACAATATCAGCCTCATTAAATTCATCTTTGAACTTTTCAATAAGAACATTAACGTAACTTTTAAAAATTTCTAAATCTTGAATAACATATTTATCAAGAATATTTACAACTTTTAAAGGGTCATCAAGTCTTCCTATAGTATTTTTAACATCACGACCATATAAAACAATTTCAGTTGTTAAAACATTTCAACAAACTAAACTAAAGTCGTCATATATTTTTCCTTTTTCTGATGAAATTATTCTTGTAAATTCTTCACCAAAAACAATACCAATTTTTTTGTTGCTCATAGGTTTCCTCTCTTTTCTAACATTAATTATAGTATATAATAAACTTAATGTTAGATATAGGTGAATTAATGTTAAATGAGATAATTATTGTTGAAGGTAAATCAGATTCACAAAAATTGAAGCAAATTTATGGTGAAAAATTAATTACAGTTGAAACAAACGGACTTGGATTAGATGAAAAAAAAATAGAATTAATTAAGAAATTAAGTGAAAATAATAAAATTATAATTTTTACAGATCCAGATGGACCAGGTAAAAGAATAAGAGAAACCTTGATTAATCATATAAATAAAGATGTGTATAACGCTTTTATACTGAAAACAGATGTTGATCCTAAATCTAAAAAAATTGGAATAGCTGAAGCAAGCAATGAAGCGATAAAAAAAGCTTTAGAAAATTTAGTAACATATAATAAAAATAATGAATCAATTTCTTGAAATGAGTATGTTTCAAATAACTTTTATTTAAAAGAGAATAGAATTAAGATAGCAAAGCAATTTAACTTAAATGAAGAGTTAAGTTCAAAAACATTATTTAAATGATTGAATTGAATGAATTTAAATGTAGAAAAAGTTAAAGAAATAGTAGGAGCTTAAATGAAAGTTGAAGCAAAGAAAAAATTTGGACAAAATTTTATAAGTGATCAAAATTTAATAACAAAAATAATTTCTATTTTAGGTGAAGATAAAGATCAACTAATTATTGAAATTGGTCCAGGAACAGGTGCATTAACAAAACAACTTGTTGAAAAATACAATAAGGTAGTAGCAATTGAAATTGATACTGATATGGAACCAATTTTAAAATCAGCTATTCCGAATAAAAATTTTGAATTATTTTTATCAGATGTTTTATTAGTTGACTTTACTAAACTAATAAAAGAACACAAACAACATGAGAATCAAAAGGTTTCAATTATTTCTAATATGCCTTATTACATAACAAGTGAAATTTTATTTAGAACTTTAAATGTAAGTGAAAATCTAAATAAAGCTGTATTCATGATGCAAAAAGAAGTAGCAGTTAGAGTTTGTTCTTATAAAGGTGAAAATAATTATAATAATTTATCTGTAGCTTGTGAGTTTTTTGCAGATAAAAAATATGAGTTTACAGTTCCAAAACATATGTTTTACCCAGTTCCAAAAGTTGATTCAGCAATTATTTCTTTAACTTTTACTAATAAACACACTAAAGAAATTGAAAATAAAGAAGATTTTTTAGCTTTCTTAAGAAAAATTTTTAATAATAGAAGAAAAACAATTTTGAATAATCTGTCAAATGTAACTAATGATAAAATGAAAGCAAATTTAATTTTAGATAAAGTTAAAATAGATAAGACATTGAGACCCGAAGTTGTTGGATTAGAAGATTTTATTAAAATATTTAAAAAACTTTAAAAAATGTCTGCAAATCAGACATTTTTTCATTTTTATTTATATAAATGCCTAAATAAAGCAATTTAAGGGTATTTTTTAAGGTTTTTTTCAAAAATATATAGTTTTTATGGTCAAAAGGCTCATTGTCTATTTATGACCAAATTTACTTAAATTAATATATAATATATATATTAAGTGAACTTAGAAAGAAATGGGTGAATAAATTATATGGCAGAACAAAATTATGGTGCTGAATCGATTAAAGTTCTTAAGGGTTTAGAGGCTGTTAGAAAACGTCCAGGTATGTATATTGGATCTACATCTAAAGCTGGATTACACCACTTAGTTTGAGAAATTATGGATAACTCTGTTGATGAAGCAATGGCAGGGTTTGCAAACAAAATTATTTTAACTATCACTAAAGAAGGAGAAATCATCGTTCAAGATAATGGGCGTGGTATTCCTGTAGGAATTCAAACTGACTCAGGTAAATCAGCTTTAGAATTAGTTTTTACTCAGTTACATGCTGGTGGAAAATTTGACTCGGATTCATATAAAATCTCAGGAGGACTACATGGGGTTGGAGCTTCAGTAGTTAATGCCTTGTCATTATATGTTGATGTTGAGGTTAAGCGTGAAGGAAAAATCCACCATCAGTTATTTAGTGGTGGAGGTACTCAACAAAGCGAAATTAAAATCATTGGTGAAACAAGCGAAACCGGAACAACAGTTAGATTTAAACCAGATCCCGAAATCTTTTTAGAGGGAACTGAATTTGACTATGAAACAATTAGAAATAAAGTAAAACAACTTTCATACTTAAACAAAGGCTTAGTTATTGAATTAAACGATTTAAGAATTGATAAGCATGTTGAATACCACTTTCCAAATGGTATTTTAGATTACGTTAAAGAAAAAAACGAAACAAAAGCAAAAATTAACCCAAGCATTTTCTACGTTGATGATAAACATGAAGATATAGAAGTTGAAGTGGCTTTACAATATAACGCAGAATATCAAGAAAATTTAATTACATTTGTTAACAATATTAATACTCACGAAGGTGGTACTCATGAAGATGGATTAAGACAATCTTTAGTAAGAGTTATTAACCGTTATGCAGAAAAAGTTGCAACTGGTAATAAGCCAGCTGCTAAATATTCTTGAGATGATATTAAAGAAGGTATGGTATGTATAGTTTCAATTAGACATACTGATCCACAATATGAAGGACAAACTAAAACAAAATTAGCCAACCCAGATGCTAAAAGAGCGGTTGATGCTGTTGTTGGTGATGCTTTTGAAGAGTTCTTATTAAAATCTCCAGAAGATGCAAAAGCAATTTTGGATAAAAATGCAAATGCACAAAAAGCGAGAATTGCTGCGCAAAGAGCAAGAGAAGAAACTAGAAGAAAATCAGCTTTAGATACATTTTCTTTACCTGGTAAATTAGCAGACTGTGAAAGTAAAGATCCAGAAATTGCTGAATTATATTTAGTCGAGGGGGATTCAGCTGGAGGTTCTGCTAAAACAGGCCGTAACCGTAGATTCCAAGCAATTTTACCTTTAAGAGGAAAAGTTTTAAATGTAGAACGTGTTGCTGAAGTTAGAGCGTTTGCTAATAATGAAATTAAATCAATTGTTACAGCTATTGGTACTGGTATTAAAGAAGATATTGATTTATCAAAATTAAGATATGGAAAAATTGTTATTATGACTGATGCTGATGTCGATGGTGCTCACATTCGTACATTATTATTAACCTTCTTCTATAGATACATGAAACAATTGGTTGTTGATGGACATGTTTATATTGCACAACCACCACTTTATAAAATTGAAGCAGGTAAAAAAGTTGCTTATGCTTATAGTGATGCTGAACTTGAAGAACTAAAAGCAGGTGACTTTAAAGACACAAGATTTACGATTCAACGTTACAAAGGACTTGGAGAAATGGATCCAATTCAGTTATGAGAAACAACAATGGATCCAGAAAGACGTACAATGTTACAAATTAAATTAGAAGATGCTGCAATTGCTAATGAAGTATTCTCTGACCTAATGGGAGAAGACCCTGAATTAAGAAGAAACTATATTCAAGAAAATGCAGAGTTTGTAGAAAACATAGATTTCTAGACAAAGAATAGAAAAGGTGAATTAAAATGAGTGAAAAAAACTTAGAACATAACCACGGTATTATCAAAGGTATTGATATTGCTGCTGAGGTTAGAAAAGACTTTTTAGAATATTCAATGTCTGTTATTGTTAGTCGTGCGCTTCCAGACTTGAAAGACGGTTTAAAACCTGTTCACCGTCGTATTATTTATGCGATGAATGATTTAGGTATTACAGCAGATAAACCACACAAAAAATCAGCACGTATTGTTGGAGAGGTTATTGGTAAGTACCACCCACATGGTGATACAGCTGTTTATGACTCAATGGTAAGAATGGCTCAAGACTTTTCATACCGTTATCCACTAGTTGATGGACATGGGAACTTTGGTTCAATTGATGGTGATGGAGCCGCCGCTATGCGTTATACTGAAGCAAGACTTGCAAAAGTATCAAACTTCATTATTAAAGATATTGATATGAATACTGTTCCTTTTGTTGATAACTATGATGCTAGCGAAAGAGAGCCAGCTTATTTAACAGGTTATTTCCCTAACTTATTAGCTAATGGTGCTATGGGGATTGCTGTTGGGATGGCAACAAGTATTCCACCTCATAACTTAAGAGAAGTAATAAGTGCAATTACAGCATTTATTGATAATAGAGAAATCACAATTGATGAAATTTTAGATAATCATATTATGGGGCCAGATTTCCCAACTGGTGCATTAATGACAAATGGTATCAGAATGCGTGAAGGATATAAGACAGGAAGAGGCGCTGTAACAATTCGTGCTAAAGTAGCTCTTGAAGAAAATGATCGTCATGCAAGATTCATTATTACTGAAATTCCATACCAAACTAATAAAGCAAAATTAATTGAAAGAATTGCTGAGTTAGTTAAAACTAAACAATTAGAAGGTATTTCAGATATTCGTGATGAATCTAACTACGAAGGAATTAGAATTGTTATTGAATTAAGACGTGATTCAAATCCAGATGTTGTTTTATCCAAGTTATATAAATTTACTAATTTACAAACAACATATTCATTAAACTTATTATCATTGCATAATAACATTCCTGTTTTATTAGATTTAAAAACAATTATTAAACATTATGTTGATTTCCAAATTAATGTAATTATTAAACGTTCAATCTTTGAGAAAGATAAAATTGAAAAACGTTACCACATCTTAGAAGCATTGGATACAGCTTTAGACAATATTGACGCAATTGTTAATATTTTAAGAAGTTCTCCTGAGTCAAACGAAGCTAAATTAAAATTAACTGAAAAATTTGGTTTTGATGAAGAACAAAATAAGGCAATCTTAGATATGAGATTACAACGTTTAGTTGGATTAGAGCGTGGAAAAATTCAACAAGAAATGGCTCAAATAAAAGAAAGAATTGATTACTTAACATTATTAATTTCTGATGAAACTGAACAAAACAATGTTTTAAAAAACCAATTAGCTGAAATTGCAGATAAATTCGGAGACAACAGAAGAACAGAAACAATTGATGAAGGATTGATGGATATTGAAGATGAAGAATTAATCCCAGATGTCAAAACAATGATTCTTTTAAGTGAAGAAGGATACATTCGTCGTGTTGATCCTGAAGAATTTAGAGTACAAAAACGTGGTGGTAGAGGAGTTAGTGTAAACTCAGCAAATGATGACCCAATTATTATTTCAACAATGGGGAAAATGCGCGATTGAGTTTTATTCTTTACTAATTCTGGAAAAGTGTTTAGAACAAAAGCATATAACATTAGACAATACTCACGTACAGCTCGTGGATTACCAATTGTTAACTTCTTAAATGGTTTAACAGCTGATGATAAAATTACAGCTATTCTTCCATTAAGAAATGTAAAAGAAAAAATGAATTACTTAACTTTTATTACTGAAAAAGGAATGATTAAAAAAACTGATATTTCATTATTTGATAATATTAATAAAAATGGTAAGATTGCTATTAACTTAAAAGAAGATGATCAATTAGTTACAGTATTCCCAACAACAGGAGAAGATACAATCTTTGTTGCTAATAAATCAGGTAAAGTTATTAGAATTCAAGAAAATATCGTTCGACCACTATCTAGAACAGCATCAGGAGTTAAAGCTATTAAGCTTGATGAAAATGATGTTGTAGTTGGTGCAGTAAGTTCATTTGGAATTCAAAATATTACAACAATTTCTTCAAAAGGAAGTTTTAAGAAAACAAATATTGATGAATATAGAATTTCAGGGCGTAATGGTAAAGGAATTAAAGTTATGAATCTAAATGAAAAAACAGGTGACTTTAAATCAATTATTGCAGCTAGAGAAACTGACTTAGTATGTATTATTTCAACAGATGGAAACTTAATCAAAACTAAAGCATCAGACATTCCTGTTTTAGGAAGAGCAGCCGCGGGAGTTAGAGGAATTCGTCTAAGCGAGGGAAACAAAATTCAAGCAGTAATGTTAGAATATCGCAAACACGGAGAAGAAGAAATAGAATTTGAAGAAGATTAAGGATATTTAAAAGTGATTTTTTCACTTTTTTTATTTTGTATGCAAAATATATAATAACTTTCTATATAAGAAATAACTTTCTTTATTTTTTAAGCTTAAATAAAAGCAAATAATTAATTTAAATAAATTAGAATAATATAAAAAGAGAAATAGAGATATGAATTTATCCAGAACAGTCTCCATTTGAAAAAGATAAGGAATATTTAGATTTGGCAAAAATTTTGAGATATAAGGTTGTTTTTACTTCGTTATTATATTTTGTTAATCACTCTGACCAAGAATGTAAACAAAATAAAGTATTAAAGGCAATCAAATATGCTTATGATATAGGTTTTATACAATTTCAGAAGTTGAAGAAAAGTATTTAGAAAAGTTAAATAAATCAATTTTTTCTCACTTTTTTTGATATAGGAGTTTCTTGTATAAGAATGTATACTCCACTTAAAGCAATGGCGTTTGCATTTGCAATAGACAATCCAAAAGAATTTGATTTGCAAATAAGCATGTCAAATAATGATTCTTTAATTGACAATATTTCAATATAAACCCGTTGTAGAAAAGTCATCAGGTTGTCATATTTTTTTCCATTTAAACACACAGGATTACCCTTTGTTTTTTTTGAAGAAGCTAATAAAAAATTTTTAAAACATAATATTTATATAAGTGCTTTTGTTGATTCTTCTATAGGGAATATGACTCCAGCAATAAATCAAAAAGAGTTACCTACACTTGAAATTCAAAGAAAAATACCAATAGACGCACAAGCAAAATACTATTTTATTCAGATCAAATAAAGTGCGGTATTTTAGGTAATTCATATGCTTCAAAAGAAGAATTAAAAAAATTAGCATCTGTTTCAAGATACACAAAAGAAATTAATATTACTCTAGATGAAGGTCTGACAAAAGAAGAAATTGAAATAATTAATTCTAATATGCATTATAGAATAAATGATATAAATGAGTATTTTGTTAGAAGTTGCGCTCCAAGCATTTTTAACAAAAAATCAGTTTTAAATAAAAGAGCTGAATATAATTTTTTAAAAAAGGAGATGTAATAATAGTTAACAACATGGACGAAAGAAATAAAGCCAAGATACATATTGTTCTAAAAGATCAATTTGAAAATTATAATGGTAGATATAATAAAGTTGGATCAATTGATTTAAATGAAATAAAGTTGTTAGGTTTTTTAACCCAAAATACATATTTTAAATTAAAATTATAAAGATAGATAAACACCTAGTTGTTTACTAGCGGAGGAATTTTAATGAAAAGTGCCATTGAAAAATTGACTTCGGTTGCGAATGAATATAAAGATTCAACTTATAAGTTTATTGCCGAAATAATAATAAAAAAATTAATAAATAAAGAACTTAATATAACCCAAAAAGAATTATCTGAATTATGTTTTGTTAGTCAGTCTACAATAACAAAGTTTAGTAAGTTTCTTGGCTTTTCAGGTTTTAGAGAATTTTGATTTTTACTTAAAAAGGAGTTAGAAGATTATGACTCAGTAAATAAGGTAATATTTGAAACTGAAAGAACTTTTTTTAATCCAATTTTCCAATGGTTAGATGTAAATCAACCATTTTTAACCCTTTTAGTGAAGAATATTTTATCAAGTGAAGAATATTTAATATATTACTCTTACCAACTTCAATCATCCGCTGAATTTATGAGCAATTCTCTTAATTCAATAGGTATTAAAACAAGCCTAATAAATCATGCATATTTTAATGGTATTAATTTTATGGAAAATTCAAATAAGACAGTCTTGGCAATGATAAGTGGTCCTGATAACGAAAGTATAATAGCAGACTTGCATAATTTAAAAAATAACTTTAAAAAAGAAAACTTTTCAAACGTATTTATTCTTGTTAGCGAAAAACAACAAGAGAAAATCCCTGTTGAATTTCAAAATATTGCAAATATAGATATTATTAAAAACTGGCCTTCATTTGTTCAAAGAAATATAGCAGTGTCAATTTTCGTAGGGCAACTTTACTCTAATATTGTAAAAACTACTTTCAATAAAAGAAAGTAGTTTTTACAAAAAAAATTTAACCTTTTTTTCTAATAAAACGCAAAGTATTAATATACAAGTTATTTTGTAACAAAAGCAAGTTTTAAAATTGCATCTGATTCATTATAATACTTGAAAAAAGGCTGTATTATTAATAGCTTAAATGAGTTTTTTAAGTCTTATAGATTTTGCATTTCTTGGCCGAGAATTATAAAAAATAAAATTAAGCCAGTCGTTGCAATATTTCACTTTGACACTCCAGACTTTATTCAAGAGGTTAGAGTTGCATGGACAAATGAATTTACAAATTTATTTAAAATATATTCTAAAATTTTGTTTAAAAATTTTGGATCAAAAGTTAAGTATTGATTAACAATTAATAAATTAAATATGTTTGATTTGGCAGGCAAGTTATTGGAGTAGTTCAAGCAAATCAAAAAGTTAGTGCATGACAATTAATGCAATCGCCTAAATATTGAACAGGCAAAGGCGATAAAGTTATGGAAAAAAATGTACCCTGATTTAAAAATAGGTCATGCATCTAATATTTCCACAGTATATTTTAATACAGATAAGCGAGAAGAATATTAAGCATAGATATGCCTAAGAAATTGATCCATCTTGCTTTCATAAATACATTAAGGGAAGTTTACGACAGATATCAATTACCAATTATGTTTACGAAAATCGGATTGGTGCAAAAGATGTATTTGAAAATGATCAAAAAGTGCATACTCTTACAGAATTGAATATTATCAAAACATATTAAATAAATGCCCTTAGAAATTGAAGATGAAGTTAAAATAATTGGTTATATGGCACGAAGTTTGATTGACTTAGTTTCAACACATGAGGGTATAACAAAAAGATATGGATTTGTTTATGTAAATAGAAAATAATTTGAATTGAAAGATTGAAGAAGAATTAGAAAAGACGTTTTTTCTGATATAAAGACTTAATAAAAACCAAAGGAGATAACATTTAATAAAAACAGTAAATGTAAAAAAGCACTTTCCAAAAAAGAAAATACTTTTTTTATTTTGATTTTTTCCTTTTTAACTAATGTTTATTGGAAAATATTTTTGAAAGGAAAAACCATATGAAAATAAAAATTTATGCACCCGTGGACTGTGAAGCACTTAATATTGAAAAGTGCTCAGACCCAACTTTTTCACAAAAAATGTTAGGTGAGGGTATATTACTTATACCAAAAAGTGATAAGTTTGTATTGCCTTTTGAAAGTGCAAAATCGGTTTTAGTTTTTGACACAAAACATGCTTATGGATTTGAAATCAATGGAATCAA
This window of the Mesoplasma chauliocola genome carries:
- the gyrB gene encoding DNA topoisomerase (ATP-hydrolyzing) subunit B is translated as MAEQNYGAESIKVLKGLEAVRKRPGMYIGSTSKAGLHHLVWEIMDNSVDEAMAGFANKIILTITKEGEIIVQDNGRGIPVGIQTDSGKSALELVFTQLHAGGKFDSDSYKISGGLHGVGASVVNALSLYVDVEVKREGKIHHQLFSGGGTQQSEIKIIGETSETGTTVRFKPDPEIFLEGTEFDYETIRNKVKQLSYLNKGLVIELNDLRIDKHVEYHFPNGILDYVKEKNETKAKINPSIFYVDDKHEDIEVEVALQYNAEYQENLITFVNNINTHEGGTHEDGLRQSLVRVINRYAEKVATGNKPAAKYSWDDIKEGMVCIVSIRHTDPQYEGQTKTKLANPDAKRAVDAVVGDAFEEFLLKSPEDAKAILDKNANAQKARIAAQRAREETRRKSALDTFSLPGKLADCESKDPEIAELYLVEGDSAGGSAKTGRNRRFQAILPLRGKVLNVERVAEVRAFANNEIKSIVTAIGTGIKEDIDLSKLRYGKIVIMTDADVDGAHIRTLLLTFFYRYMKQLVVDGHVYIAQPPLYKIEAGKKVAYAYSDAELEELKAGDFKDTRFTIQRYKGLGEMDPIQLWETTMDPERRTMLQIKLEDAAIANEVFSDLMGEDPELRRNYIQENAEFVENIDF
- the rnmV gene encoding ribonuclease M5, with amino-acid sequence MLNEIIIVEGKSDSQKLKQIYGEKLITVETNGLGLDEKKIELIKKLSENNKIIIFTDPDGPGKRIRETLINHINKDVYNAFILKTDVDPKSKKIGIAEASNEAIKKALENLVTYNKNNESISWNEYVSNNFYLKENRIKIAKQFNLNEELSSKTLFKWLNWMNLNVEKVKEIVGA
- a CDS encoding rod shape-determining protein, with amino-acid sequence MSNKKIGIVFGEEFTRIISSEKGKIYDDFSLVCWNVLTTEIVLYGRDVKNTIGRLDDPLKVVNILDKYVIQDLEIFKSYVNVLIEKFKDEFNEADIVIACPNSDNDFIQEFFKTIFNDLAKINSLTFAPRIVLSALGANADINDEYGVLILDIHQAYAKVALIVEGEIIKEKETIYAEKYLDEALNQFIKEEYSISVDSDMIEKIKWSLGTIIKLRDELELSIVGKDIITNERRSVVCVSEEFKKIFIKSFTNYKSLIISVLENSSALVRSGVVKNGIYVTGELSGISGVKDFFEDFFNFPVTISKKRGYSDIEGSIKFLNFKK
- a CDS encoding DNA polymerase III subunit beta, translating into MKLSINKDFLLDELSRASKIIEVKSFNPALLGIYIEASFDKLTIISANTLTSFKSELNNENSDLIIEQPGRILVKPKFILELLRKLDSDFVTLSTFGENELEIITEKSSLKVSILNVEDFPLLGFIEKGVELSINPYEFKSTLNQTINSINMYNQKVVLAGMNLKIKDNKISFITTDLFRVSLKEIVLNDNTNEEVDIIIPYKTLTELSKLIDNVKDFKIIIHDGNATFKLDNDLLQSVLIEGRYPNVYSAFPMTHEIKLELNAKSILKVLNRFELTTESNITSVVNLEIKQSEIILKTNVAEAAKYEEKFTDYKYEGNVNLNINFNTKYLIEAIRTFDDQLINLTFNSQNKPVLITGVQKRDLKQVVLPTYA
- a CDS encoding MupG family TIM beta-alpha barrel fold protein; protein product: MYPEQSPFEKDKEYLDLAKILRYKVVFTSLLYFVNHSDQECKQNKVLKAIKYAYDIGFIQFQKLKKSI
- the gyrA gene encoding DNA gyrase subunit A — encoded protein: MSEKNLEHNHGIIKGIDIAAEVRKDFLEYSMSVIVSRALPDLKDGLKPVHRRIIYAMNDLGITADKPHKKSARIVGEVIGKYHPHGDTAVYDSMVRMAQDFSYRYPLVDGHGNFGSIDGDGAAAMRYTEARLAKVSNFIIKDIDMNTVPFVDNYDASEREPAYLTGYFPNLLANGAMGIAVGMATSIPPHNLREVISAITAFIDNREITIDEILDNHIMGPDFPTGALMTNGIRMREGYKTGRGAVTIRAKVALEENDRHARFIITEIPYQTNKAKLIERIAELVKTKQLEGISDIRDESNYEGIRIVIELRRDSNPDVVLSKLYKFTNLQTTYSLNLLSLHNNIPVLLDLKTIIKHYVDFQINVIIKRSIFEKDKIEKRYHILEALDTALDNIDAIVNILRSSPESNEAKLKLTEKFGFDEEQNKAILDMRLQRLVGLERGKIQQEMAQIKERIDYLTLLISDETEQNNVLKNQLAEIADKFGDNRRTETIDEGLMDIEDEELIPDVKTMILLSEEGYIRRVDPEEFRVQKRGGRGVSVNSANDDPIIISTMGKMRDWVLFFTNSGKVFRTKAYNIRQYSRTARGLPIVNFLNGLTADDKITAILPLRNVKEKMNYLTFITEKGMIKKTDISLFDNINKNGKIAINLKEDDQLVTVFPTTGEDTIFVANKSGKVIRIQENIVRPLSRTASGVKAIKLDENDVVVGAVSSFGIQNITTISSKGSFKKTNIDEYRISGRNGKGIKVMNLNEKTGDFKSIIAARETDLVCIISTDGNLIKTKASDIPVLGRAAAGVRGIRLSEGNKIQAVMLEYRKHGEEEIEFEED
- a CDS encoding alpha/beta fold hydrolase, producing MKKEILQTFDKKQIQIYIWDQVNETKGIIQLVHGSCEHALRYNDFANRMNKKGWIVVGNDHRGHGQTAKLNNQTLGFFSSKNGWNKIVNDLDVVNEFIKTNYKNLPIVMLGHSMGSFMARTYMIDYLNKIDGYIISGTAWYPKFLLQISLLIAKFRQSLRKNNKEDRFIWKLSYKKLNKRFENKNSTGVEWLSNDDENNDNFIKDPLTGQIFTSAAFKDMFSGLIYNQKKSNLKRINKEKPIFLISGLDDSVGSYGKSVKKTNKMFEQQKLNVKMKLYEKQRHEILFDINKEKVEEDILKFLSSIK
- a CDS encoding MupG family TIM beta-alpha barrel fold protein; protein product: MSYFFPFKHTGLPFVFFEEANKKFLKHNIYISAFVDSSIGNMTPAINQKELPTLEIQRKIPIDAQAKYYFIQIK
- the rsmA gene encoding 16S rRNA (adenine(1518)-N(6)/adenine(1519)-N(6))-dimethyltransferase RsmA codes for the protein MKVEAKKKFGQNFISDQNLITKIISILGEDKDQLIIEIGPGTGALTKQLVEKYNKVVAIEIDTDMEPILKSAIPNKNFELFLSDVLLVDFTKLIKEHKQHENQKVSIISNMPYYITSEILFRTLNVSENLNKAVFMMQKEVAVRVCSYKGENNYNNLSVACEFFADKKYEFTVPKHMFYPVPKVDSAIISLTFTNKHTKEIENKEDFLAFLRKIFNNRRKTILNNLSNVTNDKMKANLILDKVKIDKTLRPEVVGLEDFIKIFKKL